The DNA region TACAGAAAGCATAGACTTGAGTATAATCAAAATGCTAAGAAGTTTTATATGgaattttaatgttaataaaCGTTTTCCACTTGAAAAACTAAAATGTCCGATTCCATAGCTTTTTATATATTcccagagttgtgcaaccatcagcAAAAATTCCAGAACATTGTCTACTCTCCCAAAAGAAACCTCATACCCAGCAGCCACTCCCCGCACCCCCTCCAGTCAGCTTCTAGAAACCACTAATCagtctctgtggatttgcctcttcagcatatttcatataaatgaaatcatacaacatACAGCCAAAGTGTAAGCTTTGGTGAATTTTTACATACGACACATGTGAAAGCATCCCTATAATTAAGATAATGAAAACTTATACTTCTGTTGTAGACATTTGAGAACTTTACAGAACCTAAGGGCATTCACTCCAGAAGAAATGGAGACAGAATTCCATGACTCCTTGCATCTAGTTTGCTCCTTGGGTTTTCTAGGGATATTTCACTCAACCTTTGGTGGAATAAAGGTGGTCAGGGACCCTCTCGAATCCTGCATGTATCCGACAAAGGATTTGGGCAAACCAAAGATTTGACATCCAACAGAGTTTTACTTCAAGTGCAAAAAGCCATGGGCCAATAGTTTTGCCCTTGAAGTAGCTTTTGGAATACTCTAGATGTTATGTTTCTTGGGGTGGGAACTACCAAAGGATAAACTTCGAAACTAGGAAGTGGACAGTGAAGGGGCCATGAGCAATGAACCTATTAATTTGAAGCCCAAAGAAGGGCGGAGTTTCAACAGCTGGATCCAATGGTGCATTTGTGATTTGGGTGGGAGTGGAAAGAAAATGACAGTAGAGCAAACTTGTTAATTACTTATATTAACTATTGGGAGCCAACGGTATCACTTATGGTTATTTGTGctgaaatagaacaaataaaagcttATTGATGAGAACAAAGGTGTCTTCTCCAGAGCCCAGTTGTGCCTGGGCAGTGGGGCCGGTTGTGGGAAGGCCAAAGAAAGTGTGTGGAGACGGCGAAGGAGACTTGAATCTCTTGGGGAAAGAGATCAGAGACGTGAGAGACTGCTCCAAAAAGAGATCCGCAGCCACAGGCTGAAAGCTAGCACCTCTGTCCCTAAAGGACTCCGCCAAGGTGTGCTTCCTCTCCCCCTCATAGCCACCAGCTGGACAAGGGACAGGTACCCTTTCCACAGTGCTAGTCCCCACTGAGAGAGGGCTTTTGTAGGTGAGGGTGCAGAAGCAGTGACGTCATAGCACTCGCTTGCCAAGTTTGCTGATCCGACCAGCATCCCAAGGACCCGTTGTCCCTGTGAACATGCAAGAAAGTTGCTTTCCACAGCGAGCACTGATGTGCCCTGGTTCCCATGAGCATGAGCGAGAGTCGGTGTCCTTCAGGGTAAAGTGCATCTGGACACGCCAGCCCAGGCTCGCTGTCACTGTTTGCTGAACTTGGCCAGGTTTTCAGGAACAGAAAGAGGACATTCAGGGATATGGGGTTTCACTGTCCCCCTTTTCTTTAGGGatgatacaaatataaatattgagaTCACACACCGAGTTGAATGTTGGGCCAGGAGGGACGAGAAGAAGGGATCAGAGGCCAGGTTCGTCATCACCACAAGGGACAGAGATGAGCAGGTATTGTCTGTAGTGATGAAAGGTCACAGGGATTATGAAAAAATATCCTGGAGGCTTCCAGGAGAACACAACATCAGAAAAGTCCAATGCAAATAAAAGATTCAAAGGATTCAGACTACTTAGGTAAGGAGTGAACACAGGAGACTTCTAATGTTCTCACCACACATACAAAATGAACAGAatgaaaaagaaggagagaaggagaaaaggatgATGATGAGGGGTGGATATGTTAATTGGTTTGCATAcgattattttcataatatctctgtatattaaaatatcacattgtacaccttgaaaatatacaattttgttattatctggcaaaaaaaaacctgtttttctttacaaagaaaatttatatgaaataacagaaattagatccagggaagggaaagggcaaGCCCTGGGGAGTGACTGATAAATCGTGGGTATGTGAGAATGTGGCCCAATGGTTCCAACCCCGAGGCCCAGTTGTAATGCCCCATTAAAGATTTACTCAATTAGAATATTTTCTAGATAAGATTAACAAATGAATCTGCTCAACTTCGTGCTACATAGAGAAACAGCAAAGTTAAGTAAGTGTATTGTAAATGCTGAAAATAGAAAGATAGGAAATGATACACAggtaccagaaaataaaaataaatcatggtaTCATTTCCATATCAAAAAGAGTGATGTTCAGGTTCAAAAGCATTAAGTGAGGGGAGAAGGTACTCTTCATAAAATCACAGGGTCTAATTCATAGAAAGGGCATAGTAGTTATGATTATATgccaaaataataacagaaatataCATGAAGCAGCAATTTTGGGAATGAATGAGAATTAGAAACAGGAGTAGTTCAGGTTTTGAATTCACCTGTGTCCATGAGTGACTAAGGAACCAACCAGTTAGCTTTCTGGGGCTCTTCCAGGGCCCTCTGGTCTTTACTGGTCCAGCAGGTCACAGGATGGGGGCTGAGGGACTCCATAGTGTTAAGATGCCCTTGGGTTCCTGAGGAGAGCAGCCTCAAGTACATTCCCCAGGAGGTCTCCTGTGTGAAGCTGCCAAGTGTGGACTCTGCTGATGGGAGACTCCGGTGGCTGCCAGCAGGGGGCGCAAGTGACCAGGTTTCCTCCTGTGCAAGGTTAGGGTCACTGCAAAGTGCTGGAATTCCACAGAGAGGTGGCTTAGAGTCCCTTCTCTGCTTTCCATCAACTTAGCCTCTCCTGGTCAGGGAAGCAAAGAGGTAGACCAGCTCCACTGGCCATCCAGAGAGAAGGAATGTTCTCCCCCCTGGATCCAAAAGGCCCGGAGCTAGCTGGGTGCATGGTgcgcacctgtgatcccagcaccttgggaggctgaggcaggaggatggcgagttctaAGTGAGCCCGAGCCACttggtgtttttatttcttctctattttataactgagcactttttatgttttgctttgggagagggtctcactaagttgccaaggttggcctcacactgaggatcctcctgcctcagcctgggagcTGCTGAAATCAGACACGAGCCACCTTGCCCAGCCCCGGTCATTCTTTGTCACCACCCCGTGGCTCCCCTTACGTAGTGCATCTTTTCTAACCCCAGAGTCAGGGTCTGAGTTTCACAGGGTTCAGGGGATTCTGCTTGAACCATAGCAGAACATGGTGGTGGGGGCCGATCAGGGGCAACAGCTGTGAAAATAATACCGCCAGTCACCGGTGAGGATGAGCTCCGTTTCCCCAGAAAgtgaggccgaggcaagaggagaGAGCAAGTTTTATTTCAAGCACAGGAacccacggggctggggatgtggctcaagtgcggggtgctgggttcgatcctcagcaccacataaaatgaagatgttgtgtatgccgaaaactaaattaaaaaaaaaaatttaaaaattctctctctaaaaaaaataaaataaataaaaaatttttaaaaagaataggaaCCCACACTTCTCCCCAGAGAAGGGGACCCAGAGCTGGTGTCCAGGAAGTGGGAGCTTCCTGCTCCTTTCACACCTcttagattttctttgttctcctgccctcttctcccCTTATCTCTCCCCCTAGTGCATTCAGTGACCAGAGGCCAGTGGCTGGGCCAAATAGTGGGGGGCAGATGGTGGAGTGATCTGGCAGTGAAGTAAAGCCGGGAGGTGTGAAAGAACAAGGTGGCGACTCCCCTGCAGGGAGgaacaggttggagcaggaggGGGGGGTTGGGAAAAAGCAGGGCTTGATCTTCTTGCCCATCGCCCCACCTACCTGGTGAGACCCCATCATTGATTATCTATCTCCACCGTCTTTTTGTCCCCCAGCTTCAAAAGCTCAGCGCCCATTGTTTTCCTTCTGTCCCTGGGACCGTgattctccttttccctctgggGGTTGTTTTTCGGGATCTTTCCATTCGGATCACAGACCTGTGCAGGGATCTGTGAATGTTGATCCACCCTGAATATCAAGAGATGTAGCTACCTACATCTCTTCAATCCATCAAGCTAATGGCAAGAGATATCTGTCCAGGCTTCTGGGATCCTCCTCCCCAGATATGTGGTACATTTTGATGAACTGGTCCATGTCCAGGGTCGTGTTGGCCCAAGGGCTATCGGAAACGCTCAGACATATATCCCTTAAGTCATGAGGCAGACAGTCCCTCCCTGAATCCAACACAGGCTGCCCAAGCCCAGAAGAACTGGGTACATCGTCGTCCTGGTGATGGGTAGTGGCAGAATTCCATGGGACACGGTTCTTTGTGTTGACAGGTGAGGGGGACACCACCTCATTCTCTGCGGTATTCTGGGTAGAGGGTCCCGGCAACACCTCTGGCTGCATTTCTTGCTGCTGCTTTTTCCACTTTGCTCGTTGGTTTTTAAACCACGTctgagagcagagaggaaagggTGAGAAAAGATCTgagtcagccataaagaagaacaaaatatcatGGCATATGCTGGTCAATGGATGGCAGGCACTGGAGTCgatcgtgctaagtgaaagaagccaatccccccaaacaaaTGGCCCAATGTTCTCTGATGTGTGGGTGGAGCTCAGGATGCCCTCATGGGGGAGTCCTGCCGTCAACACTCTGGAGGGACTCAGTGGCAAGGCAGTTAGTTGCACGGCCTGGTTACGAATGACCGGACTCAGCAGAGCTAGAAGTCTGGAAGCTGTCACTTGGGTACAGATTTGAGTGCCGGAAGCTTAGTCCCCGGTGTCATGGCACTGAGAGGCGTAGACCCCTCTATGAGGGGGGCCTgatgggaggtaattaggtcccAGGGCATGGCCCTCGGAAGAGATGAAGGCCCTTTCTCAGGAAGGGGGTCAGGCCTCCCAGCACTGGATGTTAGTGGCACCCTCTTCTccccacacaaaaaagaaaatcttaactgGGTTCCTCCAGACGTCCCCACCACGGCTGACTTTAGggctgtcagcaaaagagtctctgcaaaagagttcagtgtagacaaacttcctattttcgtgtcgccctgttttacttggccactggccgggaagataCCAGATACAGAAAGGGCCTTCATCTCTTCCGAGGGCCATGCCCTGTGACCTAAgacactccaggtgctggacaccctgttactagtttttcacaaacgtatccagtagagtactttgtagaaatgtgcagacaaggcctctggcctaaggctgggcttcacagagatgtctacattcctAAGAGGAGAGAAGTTAccactgggctccatggtaacagctggcagggggaagatagagaggggagaagaagctccctccttctcaggtgctgtccttgaagagttaacttgcccaaaacagtgagagaaaaagctgctttatgtGAACCCCTGCAGACTGGGAACTTCGGAGCCCCTCCCCTGacacgctgggtataaaactctgaaactccctgaactcggggttcagggggtTGATTGATGACAGCAAAGGCTGTGCGCtttgagcctggctgcagccaaataaaactgtgtcCTGCTGTCTCCGGTGCCCtgcctcgtctgtccctacaacaagaTGGCCCACAGGAACCGGCTGTTGAAAAGTAGGGTCACCTGTTTACCTTCTCACTTGTCTCATCTACACTTTGACCACAAGGGATGAGGGCCACCTGCCACACAGTGAGGTAGCACAAGGCCCTCACAAGACATGGCCACCCACGCCTGGGCTTGACAGTatccaaaaccatgaaccaagatgaacctcttttctttctaaatcacctgaaatcaggtattttgttttagcaacacACAATGGGCTAAGACAACACGGGGACAAACCCATTTAAATGGTAGTATCTGAGATCCAGCCCGAGAGGGGCCTATGTAGCATTGTGGGCCTGGAATCAGAAAAGCCTGGGTCCCAATCAGGCTGTTGTGCTACTAatcctttttttagttgtagtcggtgcaatacctttatttcacttattgattttttatgtggtgcgaggattgaacccagggtcttgcatgtgtgaggcgaacgccctaccgctgagccacaaccccagcccctggaaggcAATTCTTCTGGGTGAGCTGTGAGGTTCTTGAGACTAAACTATGACATGTTTCACCTCTGTGCTTGCCCAAGTCAGTGGTCAATACTCCTAGggctcaagaattaaaaccaaggaTCAATACATGATCAATAcgtgtaccattggtctaccaaaacagactggttagaccaatggtacagaagagagggcacagagactaacccacaacaTTACAAATAGAGGAATTTCTATCATGGTGGTTGAAGGTGTGAAGGGAGCCCTGGGTCAGGTGTGCTACCTAGAGACACACTCAGGGACAAACCTTGACGACAGCCTCATCAAGATCGAGGGTGGAAGCCAGTTCGGCTACGGTTTCGAAGCTGGGTATCTGGGTCTTCTGGAAAACACTTTTCAGTACTTCCAGTTGCTCTGCAGTGAAGGTCGTGCGCTGCCGGCGAACGTGCTGGAAGTTCCCTGCCAGAGAACATCAAAAGGCTTCCATTGAAAACCATCCTCATGTGATCTTGCCTGGAGCTGCCCTGAGAATCGGGAGCTTGGTCTCAAACCTTAACTCACGGAACCCCCCCCCCCTCCTTACCATCATGCTGCAACTCTTCTGCACCCCCAGGAAACCAGTACCAACGTCTTCTGAGCAGGGTGTATTTTCAAGCCACAagtggcttttttaaaaaaatcattttcctaaGTTGCATGGCCTGGTGACACATCCTtgcagtcccagctactaggggaggctgaggctagaggattgcttgagtccaggggttggaggccagcctgggaaacagtgagaccatctcaaaatgaaaggcatttctgtatatcagtgacaaatcctctgagagggaaattaggaaaactaccccatttacaatagcctcaaaaaaaaaaaatacttgggaatcaacttaatgaaagaggtgaaggatctacacaatgaaaactacagaaccctaaagaaagaaatcaaagaagaccttggaagattGGAAAGATtgaccttgctcttggataggcagaattaatattatcaaaatgaccatactaccaaaagcagtatacagatttagtgcaattctgatcaaaatcccaatggcattcctcatagaaatagaaaaagcaatcaggaaattcatctggaaaaataagacacgCAGAATAGCTAAAGCtgtccttagcaggaagagtgaagcaggtggcatcactataccagaccttaaactatactacagagcaatagtaacaaaatagcatggtattggcaccaaaataatacagaacaatggtacagaatagaggacacagagactaaccacaaaattacaattatcttatattagacaaaggcgccaaaaacatgcactggagaaaagataacctcttcaacaaatggtgctgggaaaactggaaatccatatgcaatacaatgaaattaaacccctatctctcaccgtgcacaaaactgaactgaaaatggatcaaggatttaggaatacaaccagagaccctgcgtccaatagaagaaaaagtaggccctaatctccatcatgtgggattaggcccctaataagactcctacagtgcaagaattaaaaccaagaatcaatacatgggatggaatcaaactaaaaagtttcttctcagcaaaagaaacaatctgtgaggtgagtagagagcctacatcttgggagcaaatctttacccctcaaacatcagatagagcactaatctctaaggtatataaagaactcaaaaaactaaacaccaaaaaaataaataacccaatcaataaatgggccaaggacatgaacagacacttctcagaagaggatattcaaccaatcatcaaatatatgaaaaaaaaaggttcatcatctctagtaattagagaaatgcaaatcaaaactactctaagataccatctcactccagtcagcatggcagctattataaagacaaacaacaataagtgttggcctaggatgtggggaaagaggcacactcatacattgctggtgggactgcaaattggtgcagccattataggaatggaaccaccatttgacccagatatccctctcctcagtctatacacaaaggacttaaaatcagcatactacaggacacagccccatcaatgttcatagcagcacaattcacaatagctaaactgtggaaccaacctagatgcccttcagtaaatgaatggattttttaaaatgtggcatttatacacaatggaacattactcagcaataaaagagaataaaatcatggcatttgcaggtaaatggatgcagttggagaagataatgctaaatgaagttagccaatcccctgccccccaaaaaaatggtgaatgttttctctgatataaggtgactgactcatagttgggtagagagagggagcatgggaggaatagatgaattctagatagaaataaaaccaatttaaaaacgcttttttaataaaacttgtaTCAGAAGAGCTAGATACCTCTTTTTGTATGTGAGCATGGTAATACAcaaattttctacaatgaaagtcattttaaaatttttcggagaaaagtaaaatatttatctcTCCAGACAAGAAACACTATTCTAAACTCAGTTTTACAAATACAGTCATAAAAGAATACTAACAAGTATGACagcattaacatttaaaatataactcataagtaaatttaaaaacataagccACAGAGTTCAAcaaatgtaagagaaaaatttttagtGTCTAGAAGACATCAAAAACATTCTActtgcagccaatttggaaagcagtatggagattccttgtaaagctgggaatagaaccaccatttgacccagctatccctctcctcggtgtATACACAAacgatttaaaaacagcatactacagggacacagccacatcaatgttttttattattattattatttttattttttggcggacacaacatctttatttgtatgtggtgctaagcattgaacccgggccgctcgcatgccaggcgagcgcactaccgcttgagccacatccccagccccacatcaatgtttatagcagcacaattcacaataactagactgaggagccaacctagatgcccttcaatggatgaatggataaaaaaaatgtggcatatatacacaatagaatattactcagcactaaaaaataacaagatcatggcatttgcagggaaatggatggcattagagcagattatgctaagtgaagccagccaatccctaaaaatcaaatgccaaatgtcttctctaatataaagagagtgactcaaaatggggtagggaggaagagcatgagaagattatcCCTAAATaggaaagaggtgggagggaaaggaaaggagaatgggaattgcatggaagatggaaggagatcctccttatacagaatacatgtatgatgatgtgaggatAAACgaaaaagaagtgggtcacattagattgggtagagagaagtgatgggaggggaggggaggggaaggggggaatgaagaacagcagaataaaatagactttattattgctgtgggtatatacatgactgcatgaccaatgtgattctgcaacctgtacactcagaaaaatgaaaaattataccccatctgattcaaatgtatgatatgacaagatcattgtactgtcatgtgtaactaattaaaacaaagcaaaacaaacattctactaaggctggggttgtagctcagtggtagagcgcttgcctagcacatgtgaagcagtGGGTtggatgctcagcaccacataaaactgaaatactggtattgtgtccatctacaactaaaaagattaaaaaaaaaattctattgggagctggggatatagctcagttggtagagtgcttgcctcgcatgcacaaggccctgagttcaatccccagcaccacaaaaacaaaaacattctacTAATGCTCTGGGGAGGGggaaacaacttttaaaatgataGCCTTTAAAATAGAgtgaatgaggggctggggatgtggctcaagcggtagcgcgctcgcctggcatgcgtgcggcccgggttcgatcctcagcaccacataccaacaaagatgttgtgtccgccgagaactaaaaaataaatattaaaaattctctctctctctctctctctctctctctctctctctctcttctctcactctctcttaaaaaaaaaattaaaattaaaaataaataaataaataaatataaaggactagagatgtgtctcagtggtgaaGGGTCCCTAGGGGCAACCCTGGGTACTGCTACTACctcccaaagaaaacaaaagggaaggCCTTGGTGTTAGTCCAGGGCAAAAAGATTAGCAGTCAAAAGGTCCTGAACTCCGTTCCTatcacagaaaaatatataaatacttttaaaaaggaaattagatcACGTACCATTTTATACCCACCCGCTAGAGATTTCAATGCATGACAGAGGGCTGAGgagtagctcagaggtagagctacTGGTGGtgctgggttcatccccagcatcacaaaagaaagaagaactcTATGCATGACGGGGTCAGATATTACACTGCATTTGAACACTCCAGGGGCGcttggcccttttttatttttcgttttgagaaaggatctcactaaattgtctagggccttgctaaattgctgaagctggcctccaacttacttgcaatctgcctgcctcagcctcccgagttactgggattattACGCTTGGTcccatatacacatatatacgtGGTACCTActatatagataaatagatagatacatggtaccagggattgaactcaaccactgagctccatccccagcccttttctgtattgtctttagagacagggtctcgccgagTTGCTTAAGCATCTCGCTTGGGCCGAGTCTGGCTTTGGATTCGGTCGTAAACCTCCTACCTCTGTCCCTGCACCGGCTGGTattaggcatgcgccaccgtgcccaggTACAGTGCGCTGACTCTCACAACTGTCCACCTGGTTTTGCCAAAACCAAGCGCCATCATGAAGCCCCACACCTCTCATCTTGGTTTATCCATAACCAAGGCAACTTCACCCCGCTTACCTGCCATCGCAGCCTCTGGAAGGGCGATCGATGTCTCCTCTGCGCACTCAAGACCTCCTAAATTGGTGTGTCTGCTCTACTTGAGAATCTACTTATAAATTTGCATCCAATCAGACCCCTGCCCTAACCCTCCCTAATCCCAAACCCTCCAACGACCATTCTAGGGTTTTGCTCTTGGCATGGGGCCTGGGCAGAGTGATTGATGACTGATTCCTGACCTCAAAGATTGGAGGAAAACTCACCAAAGCTGTGCAAacagaaaatagaggaaaatgcCCCCAAATTTCACTCgggacaaaatgaaaacaaaggagtaaataaataaggtggggctggggtggtgtagttgtagatggacaaaatgccttttttatttatttttttaaattcttttttttttattttttagttggacacaatacctttattttatttatttattttgtgtggtgctgaggatcaaacccttttttttaaggggggagagagagagagagagagagagagagagagagagagagagagagagagagagagagaattgttttctgtgaacacaacatctttatatgtggtgttaGAGATctaaccagggccgcacgcatgccaggtgagtgcgctaccgcttgagccacatccccagccccctgcaggcttcttttaaaagaaactttgtaGTGGGTCGCCATGACTCATGCCTCCAAggccagcaatttgggaggctgaggaaagaggaagtttaaatccagcctcagcaacttcaggAGGCCCTAGGCAAACTAGCAAAACCCTACCTGAAACAATTAAAGGgctggtgtgtagctcagtgataaagtgtccctgggtgttcaatcctcagtaccaaaagaaatcaaatagaaatttaaatcaataaaaataaaccctTATACAATAATAGCAGAGTTGGAAGAGAAAGTTAAGGAAATTTCTAAAagttagaagaaaataaacagtaaaataaagagttaaaagacaggaaaatcaaatcaaagatGGTAGctgggctggggtatagctcagtggcaggacacctgcctagcatgggtaaggccctgagtttgatcccagcaccacaagaaaggTAGAATTACtagctttaccactaagccacatcccccaggcctttttacattttatttatttatttatttttaaagagagagaggattttttttaatatttagttttaggcggacacaacatctttgtttgtatgtggtgctgaggatcaaacccagg from Urocitellus parryii isolate mUroPar1 chromosome 15, mUroPar1.hap1, whole genome shotgun sequence includes:
- the Leutx gene encoding paired-like homeodomain transcription factor LEUTX is translated as MAGNFQHVRRQRTTFTAEQLEVLKSVFQKTQIPSFETVAELASTLDLDEAVVKTWFKNQRAKWKKQQQEMQPEVLPGPSTQNTAENEVVSPSPVNTKNRVPWNSATTHHQDDDVPSSSGLGQPVLDSGRDCLPHDLRDICLSVSDSPWANTTLDMDQFIKMYHISGEEDPRSLDRYLLPLA